The window AGCTATGAGGATGTGGGAAAATCAGAATGAAGATATGATGAGAGGCTTGGGTGGAAAAGTGAGTTACAAAATTCGTGGTGTTCAAATACCTCAGCTAACTTTGTGCAGTCCTCGGATCCTCTTGAAGACTTTTCGCTTGCTATACCATCCCCTTCCAAAGGTTCCCAACCTAATGCTCCCAGTACTCTCACGCGCCGTCAGAGGAACGCTCAGCATCGTACCTTAGATATGGAATTTGCGACGGAGATCGGTCAGAATCTGTTAGTCGAAGTAAGAAGACTCCAAGCTCTGTTGAGTGAAAGGGATCGTGCGCTAGAGAAGTTCtccgaagagaaagaaaattgggaaggagagaagcaAAGTATTCTCAGTGCTATCAGAGCAGCTGAAGGCAGCGTTGGTGAGTTACCGTTAAGTCGACCCTGATGAGTATACATACTGACCGTTCCATGCATAGAACGGTATAAGGAGGAGAACTGGAATCTCGAAGTAAACCTGCAGGAATTACGATCATCCCTCGCCGACGTGCAAGATCAGTTCACCAAATCCAATGCTGAGCAGACTCGACTCGCGAAGACACTCGTCTCTACTAGAGAAGCTGTTGAAGCATACAAGACTGATGCTGAAAAGAACGCTCAGTTGGTCGAAGAGCTCAAAGTCAAACATGAAACCGATATGGCTCAAGCTAGAAAGACAACCGCCGGATTACAAAGGGACAAGAGTGACCTTCTCACCGAACTGAATGGcgagaggttgagaagagtCAGTGCTGGTCGAGGTAGACTATCGAAGTCTATGAGCGCTAGTCCTGGTATGCTCGGCCCAAAtggtgtagaagatgatgatgaagatgtctTTGCTGCTGGAGGTAAGGGTAACACAAGTCCTACCAAACGTGGACCAGGCTTCGACGAACATGATCAAGctctttcaccatcacaACTCTACGAATCCGATTTCGATTCGCCAAATCCTACCCCTTCTAAACCCTTCCCTCGATCTCCTCTTGGCGAAATGTATGTCAATGAGATTGACCAATTGCGAGACAACCTCGCTAAAGCCCAACGAGAAATCGAGATCCTCAGGGGTGAGAATGCAAGAAACAGATCGACCAGCGATCTGTCCTCCAACAAGAGTATTGATGAATTTGGAAGTCGAACACCAGGTGCagattgggaagatgatgagggaaCCATTGGAGCTAgtggacgaggaagaggatcaatgCGAGGTagaagaggcagaggaagaggtatcgCAGCTAGTATTGGTCGAAAACTTGGTTTCAACCGTTCTATTATCAGTACCCCGGGAGACAAGAGCTTCAACTCCACAAGCTCAGGTACTCCCGACCTTCTTCGAACTCGAGGTGTATCAGGTAGTCCGGCACCTTCCACTCCGGGTACGCCAGGTGGTGAAGCTCTCGGTCGAGTACTTGGTCAGAACAACAACTCCGTGGATACCTTCAACTCGCCCAGTCTCTCCAATAGATCAACAGACAGCATCGGCCAACAGACAAGCTTTATGGCTCCTGCCGGAGGTGCTTTGGCAGATGAGATAGGAACTCAAATCGTGTCAACTTCTGCTGATTATGTTGATGTGGCTATCATGACGGATGATTGGGAACCTGAGACAATCATAGTACCATCATCTAATCATGGTCTACATCAAGATACTCTACGAGCCCCTCAGATCACGACCACTGCAGCATCCAGCGCATCAATCGCTGAATGGGCTTTGCAGACCCCTAAACGAAATTCATTCGATGCAACATTACAAAATGAAGAtgctccttcctcttccactccaGCTCAACAACAAGGCGATGCTACACCTACAAAGAGCACGGTTCCCTTACCTATGCCAAGTCGATTAGCGAATGTGTTTACACGATCTCATTCGGTGGCAGACTCCATCTCTACTATGACCGGAACAGATACCGAGGCAGATTATGAAGACGCCAGAGAAACAGTTGGAACTTTGACGCCTTCTCAAACTCATTCGGAATTACCGACTGATACAGAAGCTTATCAGACTGGACAAGAATGGCCCAACGAGTCTTCTGCTGATTCCGATTCTGATCGCGAAGACTCTAGGGAAAGAGATCATACGATGCGTGGACTCAAGTTATCTGGCGTTGGTACTGGTAGTGGTGGATGGACTGCCGCCAAACAAGCTCATAAAAATGCTTCAGCCAATAAGGAACGAGTCATCGAAGTCCCCGTCGAAAGGATTGTGGAAGTTGAAAAGATCGTTGAAGTACCGGTTGATCGAATTGTGGAGGTCCCTGTAGAGAAGATagtggaagttgagaagatCATAGAGGTACCTGTTGAACGCATTGTGGAGGTTCAAAAGACAATCGAAGTGCCGGTCGAAGTTGAAAAGATCGttgagaagattgttgaAGTTCCAGTGGAGAAGATCGTCGAAATTGAAAAACGAGTCGAGATACCCGTCGACAAGATCATCGAAGTGGAAAAGATAATCGAAGGTGAGAAATTCGTTGAAGTACCCGTTGAAAAGATTGTCGAGGTAGAAAAGATAGTGGAGGTAGAGAAACGGGTTGAAGTGCCTGTGGAAAAGATCGTGGAAGTTCAAGTCGAGAAAATCGTTGAGGTTCCGGTCGAAAAGATCGTCGAAGTGGAAAAACGGGTTGAAATCCCTGTTGAAAAGATTGTAGAAGTGCCTGTCGAGAAGATagtggaggttgagaaagTGGTAGAGGTAGAAAAGATCGTTGAGGTACCTAAGATagtggaggttgagaagattgtcgagaaggagattgagaagatcgtGGTAGTCCCTGTGGAGAAGATCGTGGAAGTGACCGTAGAAAAGATCGTGGAGGTCGAGAAACCCGTTGATAGGATTGTGGAAGTCGAGAAGATTGTGGAGGTGACCAAGATCGAggagaagatcgttgagGTCGAGAAACCGGTCGAAGTTATCAAGGAAGTACAAGTTGAGAAGATAGTAGAGAAGACGGTGGAGGTTCCCAAGAtcgttgaggttgagaaaatTGTAGAAAAGATTGTGGAAGTAGAAAAGATTATTGAGAAGCCCGTAAATGTTGATGtggagaagatcgttgagAGGGTtgtggaggttgagaaaCCTGTCGAGAAGATAGTGGAAGTTCCTAAGATCGTGGAGGTTGAAAAGATTGTAGAAAAGATAGTGGAGGTGCCTAAGGAAGTGGAAGTTATCAGGGAGGTTGAAGTAGAAAAGATAGTAGAGAGGATCGTGGAAGTGATCAAGGAGGTGGAAGTCGAAAAGAGGGTAGAAGTACCTGTGGAAATCGAGAAGATAGTGGAAAAGATGGTCGAAGTACCAGTCGAGGTAGAGAAGAGGATCGAGGTACCCgtggaagtggagaagatcgttgagAAACGGGTAGAAGTACCTGTTGAGGTGGAAAAGATcgtggagaaggtggtagaGAAGATTGTTGAGGTTCCTGTGGAAGTTGAAAAGGTTGTTGAGAAGATTGTGGAAAGGACTGTAGAAGTCCCAATCGAAGTCGAAAAGATCGTCGGAAAGGTAGTTGAGGTGGAAACCCGAGTGGAAGTACCAGTGGAGAAGATAGTAGAGGTTGAGCGAATCGTCGAGGTACCGGTTGAGAGGATTGTCGAGGTCGAGAAGATCGTTGAAGTACCAGTGGAGAAGGTTGTCACCGTTACCAAGACCATCGAGGTTCCCGTCGAAAAGATTGTGACCATCGAGAAGATCGTTGAGGTACCTGCTGCTCAACTCAAGGCCGATCAATCTGACTCAAGTATGCAGACTGAACCTCTTCCTTCgacaccttcttctcctcttgcGCCACCCCCTGACATTTCGCTCTTCCGTGTTACCCCTGGTACCAATTACGACTTCCTCAAagctcctcctgctcctgggTCTTTGGGTAAGAGAGGTAGTAGACGAGTTTCCAACGATCATCTCGCTGCCGGCAACACTGATTCTGGTCTTCCCCAATCTCGAGATCCCGCCTCACGTGCTAACATCGATGgccttccaccttcttctcctacTGGATCGACAGCTCCTGATAGGACTAGACCTCctaccatctctcttcctccgccACCTGACATACCACCTCCCCCCAACACGGCGGTCAAGAAGATGTCTACCGGACCACCTCCTCGACCTATGTCTCCTCCACCAGACGATTTCATGCAACGAGCTTCCACACCTACCATGCAGATGAGTGTGAATCGACAGGGCTCACGAACcgcaccttcttcctctgcggCCGCCATGAGAATTGCAGCAGGTGATATGCCACCTCCCTCATCTGCTCAACGACAGACATCCAGAGCAAATTTCAAAGTACCTCGTTCGGTTCAATCCACACCTGTAAGAGGGGAAAATGACACATGGCTCAAATCAAGGGAAAGCGTCAAGCGACGGGCGACCAAAGTGGTTTCTTCAAGTGGTTATGCATCGGCTTCTTCAAGTATGTcaggaattgatcaaatcccCAATATGCATGATAGGAACCCTTCCATGTCTTCTTTCGATAGTTATGCTGGCACTGTTCCACAACAGACCGCTCAACAGCCCTCTCACGGCTCGACCGATCCTACGACCATTCACGCTATCACCCAGACTATGATTGGTGAATACTTGTTCAAGTATACAAGAAGAACCGTCGGTAGAGGTCAATCTTCGAACAGACACAGGAGATTCTTCTGGGTACATCCTTACACCAAAACCCTGTATTGGAGTTCGGAAGATCCTGGTTCTAGCAGAGTATCTGAATCGTCTGCTAAGTCTGGTAAGTCCAAATTCCAGCTACTCGTTTGCAACCGAACATAGTGTAGCTGATGCGATGTTTGGGTGAACAGTATTCATATCGAGCGTTAGAGCGATTGAAGATCCGAATGTCCAACCTCCTGGCTTGTTCAATAAGAGTATTGTGGTTGCAACTcctggaagagagattcaGTTTACTGCTGAGAACAAGGAGAGACATGATCTATGGATGTCTGTGAGTGTCGCACAAAACGCTTCCAGCTGCCGTCTGTTTGAAGGGCTACAGCTGATGAATCTTGTTGTAAACCCACAGGCCCTTCAATTCCTCTTACAACAACAGAATGCCTCATCTAGTACATCCCACCTAGCTGAATCAAGTATCAAGCACAACACCTCACGTACAGGTCTATCTTCATTCCCAGATGAACAGGGTCGTCTCACTACCTCGCACAatccacccaaatcacccaTGTCTCTCAGATCGTTTGGATCGGAAAGACAATCCCTCAACAACATCACTCCTCGAGCTGTGAGATCTACCAGTGCCATGTCGAATGTCCGACCTGGGACATCTATGAGTAAAAGGGCTGGTACGGCCGCTCATGAGTATATGAGAAGACATGAGGTACCATCTACGATCCTTGGTGGACATCGATATAAGGGGACATACAAGGGTGCTCCGATAGCTGATCCtgacgatttcgatttggTCAGTAgagatgatggggatgagatggatgagagtTTTGAAGGTTTGGAGAATGtccgaggtgagttgagcttttCTCGTGTCCCTCGTTGAGTCGAATAAAGTGTACTGACGACCGTCTCAGCCTGCTGCGATGGCAAACATCTTGTaggggatcatcatcaccatcacgaTCATCCGAACGTACCCAAGACACCCGCTCGATCTCAGACACCTTCCATCAGAGCGTGGTCGATGCGCTCATCAACAGCTCGAAGACCTTCGAACGCATCTTCAAGAAAACCGATAGGTAATATCCATACGGCCTTGGAGGGGGATAGGGAAAGTATCTTCTCGACTGTTAAGAAGAGGGACACGGAGAGGAGTAGAAGTAAGTCTGCTATGGGACATAGAGATAGATATTAGAGAGGAGTGAAAGACGCGGGTAGAAATCCTCATTTTGCTATAATTCGCATTTACAGTATTATATTGTCATTCTGATTTTTGGCATTCTAGATTGGTACATTGATTTGTTTATACTTTTTCTCACGACTATATCATATCGCGTATGAAGAACATTCACGTGTCAAAAAGTCAATTACTCAAAACTTCGTTGAGACTATTCTTCGATCCAGTCCGGATCGAGTGAGCCAACCGATGTTTCGATATCGGCTGCAGCTGCCGGGGTTCCCCTGAAGACGCGATGAGAGAGAAGCGTGATTTGCTTCGCGGTCTATATATGCAGTAACGGTTGTTTCAATGAGCTTCCATCTTCGGAACTCTCAACCGTCCGACTGGAGGAGAAATCCTGCTGAGACCACTTTTAAATCCGGTCCGGCATAGAAGCATTTAAGCAATTTAAGTAAGCGTTTAAGCATTTAACAGATCTGCACCTCGGATTGTTCCCAATCGAAAATTGCTTCGGCTCTGTTATATCACTCTAGACCTTACATCTTCTGTCTCCTCGTATGACTAGAACACCTTCAATATGAGAGTTCAACCCAGAGCGAGACTTCAGCAACCATTTACACAGGAAGATTTGCAGCTATTTAGTCAAACGTGTATgtaatcatccatcatggTTATGATGATTGAGTTTTGGCTTATGGTTATTGTACGCAGGCAGTAAGACAACCGATCCATCAGATCATCCCCTATCCATCGGGATCTCCAAGAACGTAGTGATGTACTCTGGAGATGTGCTGCGGGAAAAATCGAGGcaatcccatcaatcaaGGCaagatgtgatggatgaacTTCACAGATGTCTAGGTTCAGGACCGGGTGTATTCGTTGTGAAAGGCTTTGAGAGGGATTTGGAAGTGATAGAGCGAACGAATGAGGTGTTCAAGAACATAAttgaaagggagaaagaacATGCAAAGGGAGATCATTTCGCTGCTGCTGGAACGAACGATAGGATTTGGAATTCATTTCAAAAACACGCTATTGAAGATCCAAGAAGTTTTGTTGCTTATTATTCCAACGAGGTATTGTGAGCAAGCTTCCGTTTCCGTTTCCGTTCAGCAGTTTCATTgtcaacaagctgatgatttaTACAGAGCACTAGTATCTGAAGCCTGGCTAGGTCCGGGATATCAAGTAACCGCTCAAACAAATATCGTCAAACCAGGAGGTCAACCCCAAAAGCCCCATCGAGATTATCGTATGTCTCGTTCATCCAGCTGAACTAAATCGCCTGTCAAGGCTGGATGCTAAATTCTTGTTTGTATAATAGACCTAGGGTTTCAATCAGAAGAGACCGCCTCCAAATTCCCCATCCCCACTCAAATCGCTTCAGCAATGCTAACCTTGCAAGGAGCAGTCGCGCATTCCTCGATGCCTCTAGACTCGGGACCAACACAGCTACTCCCTTACTCTCAACAATTCGAACATGGTTATCTAGCTTATCGACATCTTGAGTTCGTCGATTTCTTCCATCAACACATGATTCAAAGTGAATTGGAAATTGGAGATGCGATTTTCTTCAATCCTGCATTGTTCCATGCTGCAGGTGAGAATCGTACAACCAACTTACACCGAATAGGTAACCTTCTTCAGATCTCGGCTTGTTGGTCCAAGCCTATGGAAACGGTTGATTATCCCACTATACTACGTTCCACCTGGTCTCATGTGAaagatcatatcaatcagctgGAAGGGGGTTCAGAAAACCCCGTCGCGAAGGCATTGCTGCAAGCTATCACCGATGGATATTCGTTCCCTACTAATCTTGATAGGGACCCTCCTCCTGCTAATAGCGTGAGTCTAAATAGCGAAGTCATAAGTTTTGAGAGGGGtggagctgatgatatgcttTGACAAATAGCATTGCCCTGAGACCCAATTGGAAAGGATTACTGTAGGTGTCAAAGAGGGATGGACCTTGGATACGTTAGAGAAGAATATCAAGGAATTGCAAGATAAGCGAATTGCCTGATAGACTGGCTGGAAATTGTATATATGTTCATGCATTCATACTGTAATGGTTGAGTATATATGACCTTCCATGTCCTTTGAAAAGGAAATTAGGCATCTTGAATTTGGAGTAGTTCGACTGACCCGTCGGCAATGAGTGGTCAGCTGTCTCCCACATATACTCAatacgactcaccttcaaattTGAGAGTAGCGTTTCTGGGGATGACAGGTGGATGACCAGCTTGGCCGTATGCTAGGAGACACATTACAAACGTCAATCTGCAATCAATCTGCTGAACGATAGATAGCGATTGAATGGCAGACATACCATAATCGGGTGTACAGATCAAATTGGCTTTTTGACCTAAAGAAAGTTTCAATACgccttcttcccatcctttaATTACTTGGCTATAACGAACGAGAAGTCATATAAAAAGGCA of the Kwoniella mangroviensis CBS 8507 chromosome 3, whole genome shotgun sequence genome contains:
- a CDS encoding FK506-binding protein 1, which gives rise to MGVTIEPISPGDGKTFPKERQMVAIHYVGTLADGTKFDSSRDRGQPFVCMIGVGQVIKGWEEGVLKLSLGQKANLICTPDYAYGQAGHPPVIPRNATLKFEVELLQIQDA